GAAGAAACCAAAAATATAAGCAGTAATGTCATTAATGACGATAagtgttgcaggaagaagaaaccTGTATAGTAAGTTCAAGCATAAAAATAGCATTAATCAACTCAATTGTCAAACCATGTGCGTAAGTCTTGAAGCCAAAAGAGACTAATGGTAGCAAGgacattttatttgaattaaagtaACGGGTGGCATAGGAACACTAAATACATGAATGAAACAATTATATCAACGATATAGGTCAACATATAAAAATCACCTTAACCTACAacttcacaaagaaaaagaatatactcaacAATGAACCGAAGATAAGTTAACGGGCATATATTTAACCTATGAGAAAGGCACTAAGGATAGGAATTTATTCATACAGCAAAAACGATAGGTATGGATATGACTATATTAACATAATTTGCCCATCTCaattttactttgttcatgtaacTATGAATTTGCATGGAAGCTCGACAGCCTTGCAAGCCTATTTGTTTTACGAACTGCATAATCAAAGAAAATTACATTATATAGTCAGTTCCCTTATCTCTGGAAAGTAAGCAAATAATCTTGGTTTTAGAATGACAATTCTCCAATAGTCCTCTATGATGAAAATGTAAATGTGAATAATAAATTCCTTTTATAGATCGTACCAGAAAATCCCTTCGAAAATGCTTGCCACAGTGAAGGAGGACTGCCCAAATTCAACAATTAGAATCATGTGAGTCCAAGCATACTGGCCAAATTGGTACTTGtacatcttcttctttaatgtgAGAATGAACCACATAAATCCTGAGaccaaacaataaaataatacattTAACCAAAGTATTAGTATTCCCACAGCAAGCAGCATCACAACCCAAtaaaattagcatgaaattcAGGCATCTGGTAGACATATTCCACAAGCACAACCAAATGGACaataaaattatatgtataaaatcaCCTGAAATATAAAGGGCATAGCAGATAACCATATGATACTTTATAAGACTGCTCACTAGCCGATATAATACCATGTCTGAAGTTACTGTGTTAACGAGGCGTGGACTAAGAATACGTCCATAAACAAATAACATCGCGGTGAAGAAAAAATGCCTGAAATGGTAAATGCCAATGAAAAATGAAACATAGACAAGCTATTAAATAACTAAGAACAAGACTTGTTTCTGGCCATTTGTTGACAAGCTTATCTTGAAAATAACAAATAGTAATGGTTTGAAACAATTTTGTCACTAGTACCAATTTAATAGCCTAAATCCTGGAAGTTGCCTATCTTCATGTGCTCTCCTGAGTAGATTGAAAAGCTCTTTTGCCATGAAGATTTGAATAACAACCACCATTGCTGTAATATAAAGGTGACCCATATAGATGATTAATGCAAAGCCACCAATCATCCAAATGGATGAGTATGCACGAATTAACATGGACTTGTATTTGCTTTTGTCATCAACAAGCAACTGGCCTCCATTTGCTTTGGTAACTTCCGGAACAGCCTGAGATAAAAGACAATGAAAACCAAATCACCTCAAATAGCAGAGAAAAATTTGCCAGAAAGATACCACTGGGATTGAAAAGAAGTCAGATATTGCTTCCAATCATTTGGTTTTTCTCAATTAGTATCTTGACAATTTTTCATTCTCCAATATTTTATGCAAAATATGGTTTACAGTGAGAAATCAAGGTTTAAACAATTAACCTCAGTTGAGCGTTTTCGGTGCCTAATCTTGGCACCAGTAGATGACGGGGCACTGGTACTAGTATCCTTCTGCATAGCTCTTCAATAAGATTTCACCTGATTGGAAGACAATGTGAAAATCACGTGTAGCCAGAAGATGACACCTGCAAAGTAAATGCATAAAATATACTTCTCTATACATATAAAGCATACAACTCAATACGCTTATCACACTATGTCCTATCACCTAACAAAATATCAGGGGGTAAAAGAAAATTCAAGTGAACTGAATCGGTGATTCCCGTTGAACGAAATTAAATTCTGCAAAAGAGCCTTAAATATTTTGGTATTTGATCTCATTTGCTATTTACTTATTACATCAACTCTCTTGTTGTCACTATCATTATCATGTACTTCTTCTCCATTAGTACACCTACAGAATCTGCCAAGGAACTTGATTATTTCCCATTAATTTAGCCACTTTATTTGGTGTGAAATATTGAATTTCACCTAAAAGAAGTTTATAATCATGATCAGTCATCCCTTCTTATCAACTAGATATCTGATACAACTTCCCTAACTTAGTGGACTATAAAACAGAATTTAATACAAAATGCCTGATAtgcctttttttatatatagagagagagatacAAAAGGTGTCATCAACCACAGAAAACTCAATTTAACACTTTTTTATTTCATTCACAAAAGCTCAGAGATGCTACACAAAAAGTTAATCATGTATTAGAATGGTTAAATAGAGCATCACTAGAGGCCCTAATAGTCATATAGGAGGGGAGAGGTTAGCCATTGGGAGATGCTGGGTGTCAGGGATGACCCTCGGCCAAGGAATGTCTGCCAATATGGAGAAACCTATACGGGGAACTACCTATACTGATGAGCCATGGAAGGCTTTTAGCCTTTAGAGATTTCACACTGCCTTTGCAGCCAGCCTACCCTAAAAGGACTCTATTTGAATTCTTATGGATATCAAAAGTAAATCCCTCTTGCACTACGCTCTAAACAAGCTCTCTTCACCCCACAACCCCAAAACCACCCTATCGCCAACTTATACCTTTTAGGAATGATGCTCCTTGATAATCCATTTTGCAGAACATTTTCCCTCCATAGTTTTGAtcacaagcaatccaaaaatgcAACTCAATCTGATCAAAGCTCCATGAGAAATCAGTTTAATGGAGTCAAAGGCTTGTCTCATGTGAGAAACCTAGGAGACTTAATCCTACTTCAATAGACATCATCTGTT
The sequence above is drawn from the Arachis hypogaea cultivar Tifrunner chromosome 4, arahy.Tifrunner.gnm2.J5K5, whole genome shotgun sequence genome and encodes:
- the LOC112795988 gene encoding phosphatidate cytidylyltransferase 1-like, which produces MQKDTSTSAPSSTGAKIRHRKRSTEAVPEVTKANGGQLLVDDKSKYKSMLIRAYSSIWMIGGFALIIYMGHLYITAMVVVIQIFMAKELFNLLRRAHEDRQLPGFRLLNWHFFFTAMLFVYGRILSPRLVNTVTSDMVLYRLVSSLIKYHMVICYALYISGFMWFILTLKKKMYKYQFGQYAWTHMILIVEFGQSSFTVASIFEGIFWFLLPATLIVINDITAYIFGFFFGRTPLIKLSPKKTWEGFIGASISTIISAFLLANVMGRSKWLTCPRKDLTTGWLDCDPGPLFKPEPYSLSGWIPHWFPWQEITILPVQGHALCLGLFASIIAPFGGFFASGFKRAFKIKDFGDSIPGHGGITDRMDCQMVMAVFAYIYHQSFVVPQNLSVEMILDQIFMNLSFDEQQALYRRLGEILQQGFQSHS